Part of the Oceanidesulfovibrio indonesiensis genome is shown below.
GTTCGATCTCGTGCTTATGGATGTGCAGATGCCGGAGATGGACGGGGTGGAAGCCACACGCATCGTGCGCGCCGGCGGTATCGAGCTCGGCGGCGAGCTCCTCAGCATGCGGAATCCGGACATCCCCATCATAGCCCTCACGGCCCACGCCATGAAGGGAGATCGGGAGCGTTTTCTAGAAGTCGGCATGAACGAGCATGTATCCAAGCCGCTTAACCTTCCGCATCTCAATCAGGCCATTTGCCGCGTCGTCAAAGCAAATGGCGCGAGACCGGCGGCATGCGGCCAGGACGATTCGGGCGAGGAGCCGTCCCGGGGAGAGAACGAAACACTCGGCACGGAAAAAACGCTCGAACGCATCCAGGGCGACACTGAATTTCTGCTGCTGCTTTACAACACCTTCATGAGCGATCTGGACGAACGTATCGGCAAGTTCGAGCGGGCCATCGATGAAGGGAACATGGGCAACCTGCACAAGTTCGCGCACTCGCTCAAGGGGGCGGCGGCGACCATCGACGCGTCCGGTCTGCACGACCGCTCACACGAACTGGAAGAGGTTGTTAAGAAAGGCGGCGACCAGAGCGCCATCCGCAACGCATTCGATGCGTTGCGCGCCGAATTGGACAGGGTCACCACAGCCATACGCAACAAGGCCGAGGAACTGGGGGAGTCATCATGAGCGTGAAGGCGCCGGCGGATTTTGCAGGCGTGTTGAGGCAGCAGGCCAAATTGCGATGCGGCGACGTCGGCGAGTGCCTTGCCCACCTGGAGGCGTTGACGGCCAACGTGCGTGCGAGCAGCCGCTGCACCATGGAGCTCGACATGTCCGGCGTCAACCAGGTGGATTCCCGCGTCCTGAGCAGACTGATCGGCCTCGGCCTCACCCTGCGGCGCGGAGGCGGCAGCCTCATCCTGGAGAATCTTCAGCCCGAGCTGGCGGACCTGCTCGACCAGATGCGCCTTCTCGACGGCCAGTTCGAAGTACGGAAGACCGAGACGTTTTGATTATGGACTTGAGCGCCTTTCCCCTCAAGCATCTCGAACCCAGGCAGTGTTTTCTTTCGCGCAAACCCACCCTGGTGAGCACTGTGCTTGGGTCGTGTGTGGCCATCACCATGTTCGATTCGCGCACCAGAATCGGCGGCATGGCCCATGCATTCCTCCCCGATTCCAGAAATTATCCGGACGATGCAGGCTACCCCTGCAAGTTCGTGGACACCAGCATACGCCATATGCTCTGCGTGCTGAGACGGCTGCGTGTGGAGCTGCCACGGCTTGAGGTCAAGCTGTTCGGCGGCGGCAATTCCTGGAACGCTGAGCAGACGTCCGCTCGCGATGCTCCTTCCTTCGGTTCCTGGGCCAGCGTGGGGCCGCGCAACGTGGACGCCGCGCGCGCCGTCATAACCGAGCACGGGTTGCGCATCGCCGCCGAAGAGGTGGGCGGCTCCTTGGGCCGCAAAGTCCTCTTCCTTACCCATACCGGCGGCGTGTGGGTCAAGAAGCTCAGAGGCCGCAACGGCGCATGAGCGGCGCCGTTGTACGCATCAGGATCAAATCAATAAGCAAGGCCGGCGGGTGTGACGCACGCCGGCCTTGCTTGTATGCGGAAATGCCGATCCGTGAGGGTTAGGCCGCCGCGGCCATCTTGCGCAGCCGCGCCACGCGCTGCTGGATGGGTGGGTGGGTGGCGAACAGGGACATGGCCTTTTTGCCGCTGAACGGATGCACGATGAACATGTGCGAGGTGGCTTCGTTGCCCAGGCGCATGGGCACCTGCTTGCCGTAGGCGTCCAGCTTTTCCAGGGCATTGGCCAGGTACAGCGGGTTGCCGGCGAGCTTTGCGCCGGTGTCGTCCGCCAGGTACTCTCGTGAGCGGGAAATGGCCATCTGCACGAGCATTGCGGCGATGGGCGCGATCATGGCCAGCATCAGCGCGGCAATGGGGTTGCCGCCGCCCTCGCTGTCGCGTCCGCCGAAACCGCCAAAGATGGCGGTGAACT
Proteins encoded:
- a CDS encoding chemotaxis protein CheD, with translation MDLSAFPLKHLEPRQCFLSRKPTLVSTVLGSCVAITMFDSRTRIGGMAHAFLPDSRNYPDDAGYPCKFVDTSIRHMLCVLRRLRVELPRLEVKLFGGGNSWNAEQTSARDAPSFGSWASVGPRNVDAARAVITEHGLRIAAEEVGGSLGRKVLFLTHTGGVWVKKLRGRNGA
- a CDS encoding STAS domain-containing protein translates to MSVKAPADFAGVLRQQAKLRCGDVGECLAHLEALTANVRASSRCTMELDMSGVNQVDSRVLSRLIGLGLTLRRGGGSLILENLQPELADLLDQMRLLDGQFEVRKTETF